The Streptomyces sp. NBC_01353 genome contains a region encoding:
- a CDS encoding 1,4-beta-glucanase: MPVSIPVDASPVGPSPFGAPAVGRRAVLAGAAAVAALPLAQGTARADTPASTTSYRWRTAVIGGTGFVTGILFHPAVRGLAYARTDIGGAYRWDSGASRWVPLTDHLGWDDWNLLGVEALAVDAAHPDRLYLAVGTYSQPWAGNGAILRSEDRGATWTRTDLTVKLGANEDGRGTGERLLVDPRDSDTLWLGTRHDGLLKSTDRGATWAPAPGFPARPSETGQGVTLLVAAGRTVYAGWGDGGTTLHRTTADGWEAVPGLPTGPAAKVPVRAAFDACAHELYVSYADAPGPNGQSDGSLHKLNTLTGRWTDVTPVRPGGTTSDGSADTFGYGGLAVDARRPGTVVVATNNRWAAVDTLYRTTDGGRTWKSLKDSAVFDVSETPFLKWGGDEPKFGWWIQALALDPYDSRNLLYGTGATIYGTRDLIHFSPRVRGLEESAVRRLISPPTGTAHLISGLGDIGVLYHDTLTASPSGGMATRPVFGSATGLAQAALVPSRVVRTGWGDHGNGAYSTDGGRTWAPFAAQPAIAKDAPGPIAVSADATTLIWSFVHWDGTRHPAHRSDDNGTTWTEIPSFPKGATPVADPADPALFHAYDTATGTLYASTDSGRSFTARASGLPSGDTQFQLVAAPGRSGDLWLSVKWNGLYRSTDGGASFAKVTSCWASYTLGFGKAAAGADYPAIYQVGATGSTTAVLRSDDLARTWTRINDDAHQWGWTGEVITGDPRIHGRVYLGTNGRGIQYGEPV; this comes from the coding sequence ATGCCTGTGTCCATCCCCGTCGACGCTTCCCCCGTCGGCCCCTCTCCCTTCGGCGCTCCCGCCGTCGGGCGACGCGCCGTCCTCGCCGGAGCCGCGGCCGTCGCCGCGCTCCCGCTCGCGCAGGGGACGGCACGCGCCGACACCCCGGCGAGCACCACGTCCTACCGCTGGCGCACCGCCGTCATCGGCGGCACCGGCTTCGTCACGGGCATCCTCTTCCACCCCGCCGTACGCGGGCTCGCCTACGCCCGCACCGACATCGGCGGCGCCTACCGCTGGGACTCCGGCGCGAGCCGCTGGGTCCCCCTCACCGACCATCTCGGCTGGGACGACTGGAACCTCCTGGGAGTGGAGGCGCTCGCCGTCGACGCCGCCCACCCCGACCGTCTCTACCTCGCCGTCGGCACCTACAGCCAGCCCTGGGCCGGGAACGGCGCCATCCTGCGCTCCGAGGACCGCGGCGCCACCTGGACCCGCACCGATCTGACGGTGAAGCTGGGTGCCAACGAGGACGGTCGCGGCACGGGCGAACGGCTTCTCGTCGACCCCCGCGACAGCGACACACTCTGGCTCGGCACCCGCCACGACGGCCTGCTGAAGTCCACCGACCGGGGCGCCACCTGGGCCCCCGCGCCCGGCTTCCCCGCCCGGCCCTCGGAGACCGGACAGGGCGTGACTCTCCTCGTCGCCGCCGGCCGCACCGTCTACGCCGGCTGGGGCGACGGCGGCACCACTCTCCACCGCACCACCGCCGACGGCTGGGAAGCCGTGCCCGGCCTCCCGACCGGCCCCGCCGCCAAGGTCCCGGTCCGGGCCGCCTTCGACGCCTGCGCCCACGAGCTGTACGTCAGCTACGCCGACGCCCCCGGCCCGAACGGCCAGAGCGACGGCTCCCTCCACAAACTGAACACCCTCACGGGCCGCTGGACCGATGTCACCCCCGTCCGCCCAGGCGGCACCACGTCCGACGGCTCCGCCGACACGTTCGGCTACGGCGGCCTCGCCGTGGACGCCCGCCGCCCCGGCACCGTCGTGGTCGCCACCAACAACCGCTGGGCGGCCGTCGACACCCTCTACCGCACCACCGACGGCGGGCGTACCTGGAAGTCCCTCAAGGACTCCGCCGTCTTCGACGTCTCCGAGACGCCCTTCCTGAAGTGGGGCGGGGACGAGCCCAAGTTCGGCTGGTGGATCCAGGCGCTCGCGCTCGACCCGTACGACTCACGGAACCTTCTCTACGGCACGGGCGCCACGATCTACGGCACCCGCGACCTCATTCACTTCAGCCCGCGCGTCCGCGGCCTGGAGGAGTCCGCCGTACGCCGGCTGATCTCGCCACCGACAGGCACGGCGCATCTGATCAGCGGACTCGGCGACATCGGCGTCCTCTACCACGACACCCTCACAGCGTCCCCCTCCGGCGGCATGGCCACCCGCCCGGTGTTCGGGTCGGCGACCGGACTTGCGCAGGCCGCCCTTGTGCCCTCGCGGGTCGTCCGCACGGGCTGGGGCGACCACGGCAACGGCGCGTACTCCACCGACGGGGGCCGGACCTGGGCGCCCTTCGCCGCCCAGCCGGCCATCGCCAAGGACGCGCCCGGACCGATAGCGGTGAGCGCCGATGCGACCACTCTCATCTGGTCCTTCGTGCACTGGGACGGCACCCGACACCCCGCGCACCGCTCCGACGACAACGGCACGACCTGGACGGAGATCCCCTCCTTCCCGAAGGGCGCCACGCCGGTCGCCGACCCGGCCGACCCCGCACTGTTCCATGCGTACGACACCGCCACGGGCACCCTGTACGCCAGCACGGACAGCGGCCGCTCCTTCACGGCCCGCGCGAGTGGGCTGCCCTCCGGCGACACCCAGTTCCAGCTGGTCGCGGCCCCCGGACGGAGCGGCGACCTGTGGCTGAGCGTGAAATGGAACGGGCTGTACCGGTCCACGGACGGCGGCGCGAGCTTCGCCAAGGTGACCAGCTGCTGGGCCTCGTACACGCTCGGCTTCGGCAAGGCGGCCGCCGGCGCCGACTACCCGGCGATCTACCAGGTCGGCGCCACGGGCTCCACCACCGCGGTCCTCCGCTCCGACGACCTGGCGCGGACCTGGACACGGATCAACGACGATGCCCACCAATGG
- a CDS encoding carbohydrate ABC transporter permease, producing MTTTTPGPGRTVLSTAAEPGRSRWAPPDRPVWEEPPTRAGLTAKGAVLGLACLAVLVPLWIVIVTSLSSKKTITEAGGLVIVPRDVTFIAYQELLSGGQVTRAALVSVGVTVAGTVFSMAVSILCAYGLSRPGSVGHRAILLTLMATMFFGAGLIPTYLLVQTLGLTDTYLALILPSAVSVFNILVLRGFFMGISPELIDSARIDGAGDLRILWQIVMPLSRAVIAVITLFYAVGYWSAWFNASIYLSDQNMMPLQNVLIQLVQKQEIPVGLGQAVKAGPLSGLAVQMAVMVLALLPVAVFSPFVQKHFKKGMLTGAVKG from the coding sequence ATGACCACCACGACACCCGGCCCGGGACGGACGGTCCTGAGCACGGCTGCGGAGCCGGGGCGCTCGCGCTGGGCCCCGCCGGACCGCCCCGTCTGGGAGGAGCCGCCCACCCGAGCCGGACTCACCGCCAAAGGAGCCGTACTCGGCCTCGCCTGCCTCGCCGTGCTGGTCCCGCTGTGGATCGTGATCGTCACCAGCCTCTCCTCGAAGAAGACGATCACGGAGGCGGGCGGGCTGGTGATCGTGCCCCGGGATGTCACCTTCATCGCCTACCAGGAGCTGCTCAGCGGAGGCCAGGTCACCCGCGCCGCCCTCGTCAGCGTCGGGGTGACGGTCGCCGGAACCGTCTTCTCGATGGCCGTCTCCATCCTCTGCGCGTACGGGCTGTCCCGGCCGGGATCGGTCGGGCACCGCGCGATCCTGCTCACGCTGATGGCCACCATGTTCTTCGGCGCCGGGCTCATCCCCACCTATCTGCTGGTGCAGACGCTCGGTCTGACCGACACCTATCTCGCGCTGATCCTGCCGAGCGCGGTCAGCGTCTTCAACATCCTCGTCCTGCGCGGCTTCTTCATGGGGATCTCGCCCGAACTCATCGACAGCGCCCGGATCGACGGCGCCGGCGATCTGCGCATCCTGTGGCAGATCGTGATGCCGCTCTCCCGTGCGGTCATCGCCGTCATCACGCTCTTCTACGCCGTCGGCTATTGGAGTGCCTGGTTCAACGCGTCGATCTACCTCAGCGACCAGAACATGATGCCGCTCCAGAACGTGCTCATCCAGCTGGTCCAGAAGCAGGAGATCCCGGTCGGCCTCGGGCAGGCCGTGAAGGCCGGCCCGCTCTCCGGGCTCGCCGTGCAGATGGCGGTCATGGTGCTCGCGCTGCTCCCCGTCGCCGTGTTCTCCCCCTTCGTCCAGAAGCACTTCAAGAAGGGGATGCTCACCGGCGCCGTCAAGGGGTGA
- a CDS encoding ABC transporter permease subunit yields the protein MTHNPTPTRPRSRSKAGPGSRPRSGSPSELRPGTRSPDRTRSSGRIPLGRRLKRDRALLLMTVPALLLVLVFNYIPILGNVVAFQDYDPYISTNGVTAMLESPWVGLAQFERVFADPAFWAAVENTFVLFLLQLVLYFPVPIVLALLINSVLRPRLRALIQAVLYLPHFFSWVLVVTVFQQILGGAGIIAQTLRQHGHEGFDLMTDPEIFKFLVTAEGIWKDAGWGVIVFLAALAAVNQDLYEAAAMDGAGRWRRMWHVTLPALRPIIALLLVLRVGDALTVGFEQLLLQRDAVGPGAAEVLDTFVWWTGLRSQDFSYAAAAGLIKGVVGLVLVLSANKVAHLMGEQGVYRK from the coding sequence GTGACGCACAACCCCACCCCGACCAGGCCCCGATCCCGGTCCAAGGCCGGGCCGGGGTCCCGGCCGCGGTCCGGATCCCCGTCCGAGCTGCGGCCCGGGACCAGGTCACCGGACCGAACCCGGTCGTCCGGACGGATCCCGCTCGGCCGCCGGCTGAAGCGGGACCGGGCCCTGCTGCTGATGACGGTCCCCGCGCTCCTCCTGGTACTGGTCTTCAACTACATACCGATCCTCGGCAATGTGGTCGCCTTCCAGGATTACGACCCGTACATCTCCACCAACGGCGTCACCGCCATGCTGGAATCACCCTGGGTCGGCCTCGCCCAGTTCGAACGGGTCTTCGCCGACCCGGCGTTCTGGGCCGCGGTGGAGAACACGTTCGTCCTCTTCCTGCTCCAGCTCGTCCTGTACTTCCCGGTGCCGATCGTGCTCGCGCTGCTCATCAACAGCGTGCTGCGGCCACGGCTCCGAGCGCTGATCCAGGCCGTGCTCTACCTGCCGCACTTCTTCTCCTGGGTGCTCGTCGTCACCGTCTTCCAGCAGATCCTCGGCGGCGCGGGCATCATCGCGCAGACCCTGCGCCAACACGGCCACGAGGGCTTCGACCTCATGACCGACCCGGAGATCTTCAAGTTCCTCGTCACCGCCGAGGGGATCTGGAAGGACGCCGGCTGGGGCGTGATCGTCTTCCTGGCGGCGCTCGCCGCCGTCAACCAGGACCTGTACGAGGCCGCCGCCATGGACGGGGCCGGCCGATGGCGCCGTATGTGGCACGTCACCCTGCCCGCCCTGCGCCCGATCATCGCGCTGCTGCTCGTGCTGCGGGTGGGCGACGCGCTCACCGTCGGCTTCGAGCAGCTGCTGCTCCAACGTGACGCGGTCGGGCCCGGAGCAGCGGAGGTCCTGGACACCTTCGTCTGGTGGACCGGACTGCGCAGCCAGGACTTCAGTTACGCGGCGGCCGCCGGTCTGATCAAGGGAGTGGTCGGCCTCGTGCTGGTCCTCTCGGCGAACAAGGTCGCTCATCTCATGGGCGAGCAGGGGGTGTACCGGAAATGA
- a CDS encoding Tat pathway signal sequence domain protein, with protein sequence MTPNDAVSSRRSFLASTAVAAAAVAGGMPLLAACGGGETAKKDGTTTGKDAQKILPAFVARTVVAPDIPSKNGSSDGFFRAIPKDGLATSVATKRGKGSAIRVMAPFWGTPPAADNAYYTAMNEAIGVKATWLNQDGAVYDQKLGAILASSDIPDVVVVPGWNLGGKIPSAINAKFEDLGPYLSGDKVKAYPNLAAIPTDAWQRSIFGGSLRGLPMPASYVTNIAPFYRKDVFDAKGWQLPKSADEFFALAKEITSARAKVWACGDMTWTAYNMFGVLSGSEKSLGWNLVDGKLINRIETPEYLEALEWTRKLFDAGVVHPDEKAQNQGDAGNRFTAGQVLIYNNDLSHWYAKTAEQAAQNPKFAISAMDIPGHAGGSPKLWATNPANIWAFVKKGSSKAVVEDVLAMAEFTAAPYGTKERMLTDYGVEGVDHTVKNGMPVKTDQGNIEVSSSWLFVASPAPYVAHPDFPEATRATVEWQQRMGAFTSKSSFYGMTVVEPSQWTGLMNDFEQLEKDVVRGRKKVSDMQQAVSEWKSKGGDQLRDWYKKLLDTSGSAAS encoded by the coding sequence ATGACGCCGAACGACGCCGTCTCCAGCCGGAGAAGCTTCCTCGCCTCCACCGCCGTGGCCGCGGCAGCGGTCGCCGGAGGGATGCCGCTGCTCGCCGCCTGCGGCGGAGGGGAGACGGCGAAGAAGGACGGCACGACCACGGGCAAGGACGCGCAGAAGATCCTCCCCGCCTTCGTCGCCCGCACGGTCGTCGCCCCGGACATCCCCTCGAAGAACGGTTCCTCGGACGGCTTCTTCCGGGCCATCCCCAAGGACGGGCTGGCCACCTCCGTCGCCACCAAGCGGGGCAAGGGCAGCGCCATCCGGGTCATGGCCCCGTTCTGGGGGACCCCGCCGGCCGCCGACAACGCGTACTACACGGCCATGAACGAGGCCATCGGCGTCAAGGCCACCTGGCTGAACCAGGACGGCGCCGTCTACGACCAGAAGCTCGGCGCCATCCTCGCCTCCAGCGACATCCCCGACGTCGTCGTCGTTCCCGGCTGGAACCTCGGCGGCAAGATCCCGAGCGCCATCAACGCCAAGTTCGAGGACCTCGGCCCGTACCTCTCCGGCGACAAGGTGAAGGCGTACCCGAACCTCGCGGCGATCCCCACCGACGCCTGGCAGCGCTCCATCTTCGGCGGGAGCCTGCGCGGGCTGCCGATGCCCGCCTCGTACGTCACCAACATCGCGCCCTTCTACCGCAAGGACGTCTTCGACGCGAAGGGCTGGCAACTCCCCAAGAGCGCCGACGAGTTCTTCGCCCTCGCCAAGGAGATCACCAGCGCCAGGGCGAAGGTGTGGGCCTGCGGCGACATGACCTGGACCGCCTACAACATGTTCGGCGTCCTCTCCGGCAGCGAGAAGTCGCTCGGCTGGAACCTCGTCGACGGCAAGCTGATCAACCGCATCGAGACCCCGGAGTACCTCGAAGCGCTGGAATGGACCCGCAAGCTGTTCGACGCGGGTGTGGTCCACCCCGACGAGAAGGCGCAGAACCAGGGCGACGCCGGCAACCGGTTCACCGCGGGCCAGGTCCTCATCTACAACAACGACCTCTCCCACTGGTACGCCAAGACCGCCGAACAGGCGGCCCAGAATCCGAAGTTCGCGATCTCGGCGATGGACATCCCCGGGCACGCCGGCGGCAGTCCGAAGCTCTGGGCGACCAACCCCGCGAACATCTGGGCCTTCGTCAAGAAGGGCAGCTCCAAGGCCGTCGTCGAGGACGTCCTCGCCATGGCCGAGTTCACCGCCGCCCCGTACGGCACGAAGGAGCGGATGCTCACCGACTACGGAGTCGAGGGCGTCGACCACACCGTGAAGAACGGGATGCCGGTCAAGACCGATCAGGGCAACATCGAGGTCTCCAGCTCCTGGCTGTTCGTCGCCAGCCCCGCCCCCTACGTCGCCCACCCCGACTTCCCCGAGGCCACCCGGGCGACGGTCGAGTGGCAGCAGCGCATGGGCGCGTTCACCAGCAAGTCCTCCTTCTACGGGATGACCGTCGTCGAACCCTCCCAGTGGACCGGCCTCATGAACGACTTCGAGCAGCTGGAGAAGGACGTCGTCCGCGGCCGCAAGAAGGTCTCCGACATGCAACAGGCAGTGTCGGAGTGGAAGAGCAAGGGCGGCGACCAGCTGCGCGACTGGTACAAGAAGCTGCTCGACACCAGCGGATCCGCGGCGAGCTGA
- a CDS encoding glycoside hydrolase family 3 C-terminal domain-containing protein — protein MTVQRHIDDLLARLTPDERIAMLHQFAPAVDRLGLAAFRTGQEALHGVAWMGPATVFPQSVGLGATWNPELVRRIGEAVSREARAMRAKDERVGLNVWAPTVNLLRNPLWGRGEEGYSEDPGLTSAVAVAYTRGLRGDHPTYWRTAPVLKHWLAHNNETDRATSSASVRPRVLHEYDLRAFRGAVEAGAVAGVMPAYNLVNGRPNHLSPFLREHLRTWTEQELLVCSDAGAPTNLVEHEHYFATHEEATAAALRAGVDSFTDHGTDAAPIVARLRGALERGLLDQDDIDTAVRRQLAVRAALGEFEPELDPDVAEGAFDTPEHRALALEAAEQAVVLLKNEPQNGSGPLLPLPADARIAVVGPLADECKLDWYSGTLLHRSTPLDGVRERYGSDRVRHADGSDRVTLRTSTGARLRVPESAAPDEARGTEGALDPALLTGRTDLRPLTTDVEGSVFALTDWGGGVLTLRAPDGRYLSVAEDGFVRASADQPGGWVVQETFRWMEHGEGHLLVHIGTGGYVSVAADGVKVAADRASAEILTVEVVEHGERAVARAAADADVVLVVAGNDPHINGRETEDRTTLALPEQQDRLWRAAVAANPRTALVLVSSYPYAVAEAAQALPALLWTAHGGQGAGTALTRVLAGDVSPAGRLPQTWYASDTDLSDLLDYDVIGGRQTYLYFDGVPLFPFGHGLSYTAFGYADAAARTDGELVRVSCTVTNTGAFASDEVAQVYVRAVAPSVPRPHRELVAHRRLHLTPGASEALSFDVPLSALGFWDVAHGRWSVEPGTYEILVGGSSAELRASALLEVQGVRSGPRPVRELGLDAVAYDEQSGTEIVDRTKVSGDSVTPADPGKGGELLFRRCDFGDGATEVAIEAAGEGLVKLALGTGGDRVPLAVIEVAATGGPYAYVTVGAEILARGVADLHIELRGTVRLAHVAFSG, from the coding sequence GTGACCGTACAACGGCACATCGACGACCTCCTCGCGCGGCTGACGCCCGATGAGCGGATCGCGATGCTGCACCAGTTCGCGCCCGCCGTGGACCGTCTGGGCCTCGCAGCCTTCCGCACCGGGCAGGAGGCGCTGCACGGCGTCGCGTGGATGGGACCCGCCACCGTCTTCCCCCAGTCCGTCGGCCTGGGCGCGACCTGGAACCCGGAACTCGTCCGCCGGATCGGTGAGGCCGTCTCCCGGGAGGCGCGCGCGATGCGCGCCAAGGACGAACGCGTCGGGCTCAACGTCTGGGCGCCGACCGTCAATCTGCTGCGCAACCCCCTGTGGGGCAGGGGCGAGGAGGGCTACTCCGAGGACCCGGGCCTCACGTCCGCGGTCGCCGTCGCGTATACCCGTGGTCTGCGCGGCGACCATCCCACGTACTGGCGCACCGCCCCCGTGCTCAAGCACTGGCTCGCGCACAACAACGAGACCGACCGGGCCACTTCGTCCGCCTCGGTCCGGCCGCGGGTGCTGCACGAATACGATCTGCGGGCCTTCCGCGGCGCCGTCGAGGCGGGCGCCGTGGCCGGCGTGATGCCCGCCTACAACCTGGTCAACGGCCGGCCGAACCATCTCTCCCCCTTTCTGCGTGAGCACCTGCGCACCTGGACCGAACAGGAGCTCCTCGTCTGTTCCGACGCGGGCGCACCGACCAACCTGGTCGAGCACGAGCACTACTTCGCCACCCACGAGGAGGCCACGGCGGCCGCGCTGCGCGCCGGCGTCGACTCCTTCACCGATCACGGCACGGATGCCGCGCCGATCGTCGCCCGCCTCCGCGGGGCGCTGGAGCGGGGACTCCTCGACCAGGACGACATCGACACGGCGGTGCGCAGGCAGCTTGCCGTACGCGCCGCACTCGGCGAGTTCGAGCCGGAGCTCGACCCCGACGTCGCGGAGGGCGCGTTCGACACGCCCGAGCACCGGGCCCTGGCCCTCGAAGCGGCCGAACAGGCCGTCGTGCTCCTGAAGAACGAGCCGCAGAACGGCAGCGGCCCGCTGCTTCCGCTCCCCGCCGACGCGCGGATCGCCGTGGTCGGTCCGCTCGCCGACGAGTGCAAGCTCGACTGGTACAGCGGCACGCTCCTGCACCGCTCCACCCCGCTGGACGGTGTGCGCGAGCGCTACGGCTCCGACCGGGTGCGCCACGCCGACGGCTCCGACCGGGTGACGCTGCGGACCAGCACGGGCGCGCGGCTGCGGGTGCCGGAGAGCGCCGCGCCCGACGAGGCACGGGGCACCGAGGGCGCCCTGGACCCGGCGCTGCTCACCGGCCGCACCGACCTGCGGCCGCTGACCACGGACGTGGAGGGGTCGGTGTTCGCGCTGACCGACTGGGGCGGCGGTGTGCTCACGCTGCGGGCGCCCGACGGGCGGTATCTGTCCGTCGCGGAGGACGGTTTCGTCCGGGCCTCGGCCGATCAGCCGGGGGGCTGGGTCGTCCAGGAGACGTTCCGCTGGATGGAACACGGCGAAGGACACCTCCTGGTGCACATCGGGACGGGCGGCTACGTGTCTGTCGCCGCCGACGGCGTGAAGGTTGCCGCCGACCGCGCATCCGCCGAGATCCTCACCGTCGAGGTCGTCGAGCACGGCGAACGCGCGGTCGCCCGGGCCGCGGCGGACGCGGACGTCGTCCTCGTCGTGGCGGGCAACGACCCGCACATCAACGGACGCGAGACCGAGGACCGTACGACGCTGGCGCTGCCCGAGCAGCAGGACCGGCTGTGGCGCGCGGCCGTGGCGGCGAACCCCCGCACCGCGCTCGTGCTCGTCTCCTCATACCCGTACGCCGTTGCCGAGGCCGCCCAGGCGCTGCCCGCGCTGCTGTGGACTGCGCACGGCGGTCAGGGCGCCGGCACCGCGCTGACCCGGGTGCTGGCCGGCGACGTCTCCCCTGCGGGCCGCCTCCCCCAGACGTGGTACGCCTCCGACACGGACCTGTCCGACCTGCTGGACTACGACGTCATCGGCGGCCGCCAGACGTATCTGTACTTCGACGGCGTCCCGCTGTTCCCCTTCGGACACGGCCTGTCGTACACAGCGTTCGGATACGCGGATGCGGCCGCGCGCACCGACGGGGAGCTCGTACGCGTCTCCTGCACGGTCACGAACACCGGCGCCTTCGCGTCCGACGAGGTGGCCCAGGTGTACGTACGGGCCGTGGCCCCGTCGGTGCCGCGCCCGCACCGGGAGCTCGTCGCGCACCGCCGCCTCCACCTCACACCCGGCGCGTCCGAGGCGCTGTCGTTCGACGTTCCGCTCTCCGCGCTGGGCTTCTGGGATGTGGCGCACGGGCGGTGGTCGGTCGAGCCGGGGACGTACGAGATCCTCGTCGGCGGGTCTTCGGCGGAGCTCCGGGCCTCCGCGCTTCTGGAGGTCCAAGGGGTACGGTCCGGCCCGCGACCGGTCAGGGAGCTGGGCCTCGACGCGGTCGCGTACGACGAGCAGAGCGGCACGGAGATCGTCGACCGGACCAAGGTGTCCGGGGACTCCGTGACCCCGGCCGACCCCGGCAAGGGGGGCGAACTCCTCTTCCGGCGCTGCGACTTCGGGGACGGGGCGACCGAGGTGGCGATCGAGGCGGCAGGCGAGGGCCTGGTGAAGCTGGCCCTGGGGACGGGCGGGGATCGCGTTCCGCTTGCCGTGATCGAGGTGGCGGCGACGGGCGGACCGTACGCCTACGTCACCGTGGGCGCGGAGATCCTGGCGCGCGGGGTCGCCGATCTCCACATCGAGCTGCGCGGGACGGTTCGTCTCGCGCACGTCGCCTTCTCCGGCTGA
- the yicI gene encoding alpha-xylosidase, with product MKFTNGFWLMREGVRASYATEVRDLHVSADHFTAYASVKRIESRGDTLNSALITVECFSPAEGVIGVRLTHHAGKAHHGPDFVLPGDTPSAATVRREGTVTELATGPLTLRLDRAAPWALEFLDAHGRPLTTAGPKGTAFVTTAEGAHHMAAQLSLGVGENVYGLGERFTPFVKNGQTVDIWQADGGTSSEQAYKNIPFYLSSRGYGVFVNHPGKVSFEVGSESVGQVQFSVEDQTLEYYVVAGPTPKDVLTRYTALTGRPALPPAWSFGLWLTTSFTTPYDEATVTAFVDGMAERGIPLSVFHFDCFWMREYQWSDFQWDPETFPDPAGMLARLKERGLKISMWINPYIAQKSTLFAEGLAGDYLVKRPNGDVWQWDLWQPGMALVDFTNPEARTWFQNRLRPLLAQGVDCFKTDFGERVPTDVVWHDGSDPERMHNYYTHLYNQTVFELLLKERGMGEAVLFARSATAGGQQFPVHWGGDCWASFEAMAESLRGGLSLSLSGFGFWSHDIGGFEGTPDPAVFKRWLAFGLLSSHSRLHGNESYRVPWEFGEEAVDVARRFTELKHRLMPYLYGSAVEARATGVPVMRPMLLEFPEDPACRTLDRQYMLGPDLLVAPVFSADGEVEVYLPAGEWTHLLTGETVSGPVWRREVHGFDSLPLYVRPGTVLPMGADEQRPDGDWLQDLTLLVTPGTVDRTVTVPDTRGETGAVYRVVRTGGEVRATTDDTDRPFRLRLVGGGSAEGRTEVAVPAPH from the coding sequence ATGAAGTTCACCAACGGCTTCTGGCTCATGCGAGAGGGCGTTCGCGCCTCCTACGCCACCGAAGTGCGCGATCTGCACGTGAGCGCCGACCACTTCACCGCGTACGCCTCCGTGAAGCGCATCGAGTCGCGCGGCGACACGCTCAACTCGGCGCTGATCACCGTGGAATGCTTCTCGCCCGCGGAGGGTGTGATCGGTGTGAGGCTGACCCATCACGCCGGAAAGGCGCACCACGGACCGGACTTCGTCCTGCCGGGCGACACGCCCTCCGCCGCCACCGTGCGCCGCGAGGGAACCGTCACCGAACTGGCCACCGGCCCCCTCACCCTGCGCCTGGACCGCGCGGCCCCCTGGGCCCTGGAGTTCCTGGACGCGCACGGCCGACCCCTGACCACGGCGGGCCCCAAGGGAACCGCCTTCGTCACCACGGCCGAAGGCGCGCACCACATGGCGGCCCAACTCTCCCTGGGCGTCGGTGAGAACGTCTACGGTCTCGGTGAGCGCTTCACCCCGTTCGTCAAGAACGGCCAGACCGTGGACATCTGGCAGGCCGACGGCGGCACGAGCAGCGAACAGGCCTACAAGAACATCCCGTTCTACCTCTCCTCGCGCGGCTACGGCGTCTTCGTCAACCACCCCGGCAAGGTCTCCTTCGAGGTCGGCTCGGAGTCCGTCGGCCAGGTGCAGTTCAGCGTCGAGGACCAGACGCTGGAGTACTACGTCGTCGCGGGCCCGACGCCCAAGGACGTCCTCACCCGCTACACCGCCCTCACCGGCCGCCCCGCGCTCCCGCCCGCCTGGTCGTTCGGCCTCTGGCTCACCACGTCCTTCACCACCCCCTACGACGAGGCGACCGTCACCGCGTTCGTCGACGGCATGGCCGAGCGCGGCATCCCGCTCTCCGTCTTCCACTTCGACTGTTTCTGGATGCGGGAGTACCAGTGGTCGGACTTCCAGTGGGACCCCGAGACCTTCCCCGATCCGGCCGGGATGCTGGCCCGGCTCAAGGAGCGGGGGCTGAAGATCAGCATGTGGATCAACCCGTACATCGCGCAGAAGTCGACGCTGTTCGCCGAGGGACTGGCCGGCGACTACCTGGTCAAGCGGCCGAACGGGGACGTCTGGCAGTGGGACCTGTGGCAGCCCGGCATGGCCCTGGTCGACTTCACCAACCCGGAGGCCCGTACCTGGTTCCAGAACCGGCTGCGGCCGCTCCTCGCCCAGGGCGTCGACTGCTTCAAGACGGACTTCGGCGAGCGCGTCCCCACCGACGTCGTCTGGCACGACGGCTCCGACCCGGAGCGGATGCACAACTACTACACCCACCTCTACAACCAGACCGTCTTCGAACTTCTTCTGAAGGAGCGGGGCATGGGCGAGGCGGTCCTCTTCGCCCGCTCCGCGACGGCCGGCGGCCAGCAGTTCCCGGTCCACTGGGGCGGCGACTGCTGGGCATCCTTCGAGGCCATGGCCGAGTCGCTGCGCGGTGGTCTGTCGCTCTCCCTGAGCGGCTTCGGCTTCTGGAGCCATGACATCGGCGGTTTCGAGGGGACGCCCGACCCCGCCGTCTTCAAGCGCTGGCTCGCCTTCGGCCTGCTCTCCTCGCACAGCCGGCTGCACGGCAACGAGTCCTACCGGGTGCCGTGGGAGTTCGGCGAGGAAGCGGTCGACGTGGCCCGGCGGTTCACCGAACTGAAGCACCGGTTGATGCCCTACCTCTACGGCTCCGCCGTCGAGGCACGCGCCACGGGCGTGCCCGTCATGAGGCCCATGCTGCTCGAATTCCCCGAGGACCCGGCGTGCCGGACCCTCGACCGGCAGTACATGCTCGGACCCGATCTGCTCGTCGCGCCCGTCTTCTCGGCCGACGGCGAGGTCGAGGTCTATCTGCCCGCGGGGGAGTGGACCCACCTGCTCACCGGCGAGACGGTCTCCGGACCGGTCTGGCGCCGCGAGGTCCACGGCTTCGACAGCCTGCCCCTCTACGTACGCCCCGGCACGGTGCTCCCGATGGGCGCCGACGAGCAGCGCCCGGACGGCGACTGGCTCCAGGACCTCACGCTCCTCGTGACCCCGGGTACGGTGGACCGGACCGTCACCGTGCCCGACACGCGCGGGGAGACGGGTGCCGTCTATCGCGTGGTCCGCACGGGCGGAGAGGTCCGGGCGACCACCGACGACACCGACCGCCCCTTCCGGCTGCGGCTGGTCGGAGGTGGCTCGGCCGAGGGGCGTACGGAAGTCGCCGTTCCCGCGCCGCACTGA